The Halomonas sp. 7T genome contains a region encoding:
- a CDS encoding RluA family pseudouridine synthase: MAEGREVQWVDIAPEQAGQRIDNFLMTRLKGAPRALIYRIVRKGEVRVNKKRVKVDYRLQAGDLVRVPPLRLAPREAVKEVSDNLRDLLIGSVIMEGPDWMVLNKPSGLAVHGGSGVKIGLIEALRQVRDDLTFLELVHRLDRDTSGCLLLAKSRDALVTLNESLKKHAMDKRYLALVNGRWPARKTYVGARLDRFDAGNGERRVRVDPNGKVSRTLFSVVETFEKATLVEAEPVTGRTHQIRVHAAHAGHALLGDDKYSTRESAHMTQQLKVDRLFLHARALTFPEPGNGRPVTVKAPLPEALEAALQRARR, from the coding sequence ATGGCCGAAGGGCGCGAAGTGCAGTGGGTGGATATCGCCCCGGAGCAGGCGGGTCAGCGAATTGACAATTTTTTGATGACGCGATTGAAAGGAGCGCCACGTGCGTTGATCTATCGCATCGTACGCAAAGGCGAGGTAAGAGTTAACAAAAAGCGTGTCAAAGTCGATTATCGCTTACAGGCAGGGGATTTGGTGCGCGTACCGCCGCTGCGCCTAGCGCCGCGAGAGGCGGTAAAAGAGGTTAGCGATAATTTGCGCGACCTGCTGATTGGTAGTGTGATTATGGAAGGCCCGGACTGGATGGTGCTCAACAAACCTTCTGGTTTGGCGGTGCATGGCGGTAGCGGCGTGAAAATAGGTTTGATCGAAGCGCTCCGCCAAGTCCGCGATGACCTTACCTTTTTAGAGCTGGTGCACCGATTGGACCGTGATACGTCTGGCTGCCTGCTGCTGGCTAAATCTCGCGATGCGTTGGTTACTCTTAATGAATCGCTGAAAAAGCACGCCATGGATAAACGCTACCTGGCGCTGGTGAACGGCCGCTGGCCGGCACGAAAAACCTATGTAGGCGCTCGATTAGATCGTTTTGATGCTGGCAACGGTGAGCGTCGCGTGCGTGTTGACCCGAATGGCAAAGTGTCGCGCACGCTGTTTTCCGTTGTTGAAACCTTTGAAAAAGCCACCCTGGTTGAAGCGGAGCCCGTGACGGGTCGCACTCATCAGATTCGCGTGCACGCAGCCCACGCAGGTCATGCACTACTGGGCGATGATAAATATTCGACCCGTGAAAGTGCGCATATGACCCAGCAGCTAAAAGTGGATCGACTATTTTTGCATGCGCGTGCCTTAACCTTTCCTGAGCCGGGCAATGGCCGGCCTGTGACGGTAAAAGCGCCGCTACCAGAAGCGTTAGAAGCCGCTTTGCAGCGGGCTCGTCGATAA
- a CDS encoding low molecular weight protein-tyrosine-phosphatase, protein MKRVLFVCLGNICRSPTAEGVFQHAVDEAGLRGQIHVDSCGVGDWHVGKAPDERAQLAAKRRGVDISHLRGRQLSTSDFLEFDYVLAMDHANLQAMRALKPEESRAHVGLFLAFAGTPDAEVPDPYYGGDEGFESVLDMIETASAGLIAELTGNR, encoded by the coding sequence ATGAAGCGCGTACTGTTTGTTTGCCTGGGTAATATATGCCGCTCTCCAACAGCAGAGGGCGTCTTTCAGCACGCTGTTGATGAAGCAGGGCTGAGAGGGCAAATTCACGTCGATTCCTGCGGCGTGGGTGATTGGCATGTCGGTAAAGCACCGGACGAGCGTGCCCAGTTAGCGGCCAAGCGGCGGGGTGTAGATATCAGCCACCTGCGTGGTCGCCAGCTGAGTACCAGCGATTTTCTTGAGTTCGACTATGTATTGGCGATGGATCATGCCAACTTGCAGGCAATGAGAGCGCTTAAGCCTGAGGAGAGTCGCGCTCACGTGGGGCTTTTTTTAGCCTTTGCGGGCACTCCCGATGCGGAAGTGCCAGATCCGTACTATGGCGGAGATGAGGGCTTCGAAAGCGTGCTGGATATGATTGAAACGGCTTCGGCGGGGCTCATTGCCGAGTTAACGGGTAACCGATAA
- a CDS encoding Maf family protein, giving the protein MPLTDDAPLVLASSSRFRQALLDRLQLPYQCYSPEIDETPYPNESPKALVHRLALSKANAVTDRFPNHCIIGSDQVALFEGDILGKPHTSERACANLARFSGQRVTFLTGLALLDTRNQRHQVHIEPFDVVFRSLSQREIERYVAIEQPLDSAGSFRMEGLGIALFESLEGRDPNALIGLPLIALCDMLRQAGMNPLGDA; this is encoded by the coding sequence GTGCCACTAACGGATGACGCCCCTTTGGTTCTGGCATCTAGCTCACGCTTCCGCCAAGCGCTGCTAGATAGGCTGCAGCTGCCTTACCAGTGCTATTCGCCGGAGATCGATGAAACTCCCTATCCCAACGAATCACCAAAGGCTCTCGTACATCGTCTTGCCCTCAGCAAAGCCAACGCAGTGACTGATCGTTTCCCTAATCACTGCATTATTGGCTCTGATCAAGTCGCCCTGTTTGAAGGGGACATCCTGGGCAAACCACATACAAGTGAGCGCGCCTGCGCTAATTTGGCGCGTTTTTCGGGCCAGCGCGTTACTTTTCTAACTGGCTTAGCACTGCTGGACACCCGCAACCAGCGCCATCAAGTTCACATTGAGCCCTTTGATGTTGTCTTCCGTTCACTAAGCCAGCGAGAAATCGAACGTTACGTAGCAATTGAGCAACCGCTAGATAGCGCCGGCAGCTTTCGCATGGAGGGGCTAGGCATTGCGCTTTTTGAAAGCCTTGAGGGCCGAGATCCAAACGCCCTTATCGGCCTCCCCCTAATAGCACTATGCGATATGCTTCGCCAAGCAGGCATGAACCCACTTGGCGATGCTTAA
- the rne gene encoding ribonuclease E, with product MKRMLINATQPEELRVALVDGQRLYDLDIESGAREQKKANIYRGKITRVEPSLEAAFVDFGAERHGFLPLKEISREYFIKDVSGRPSIKEVLKEGQEVIVQVDKEERGNKGAALTTFISLAGRFLVLMPNNPRAGGISRRIEGDDRSQLKDAMGQLTVPDKMGLIVRTAGIGRSSEELQWDLDYLVQVWESITTEAGKRSAPFLIYRESNVIIRAMRDYLRQDIGEVLIDSPEIHAEALGFIRQVMPSYQQKIKLYVDEVPLFSRFQIESQIETAYQREVKLPSGGSIVIDHTEALVSIDINSARATRGSDIEETALQTNSEAADEIARQLRLRDIGGLVVIDFIDMGPARNQREVENRMRDALKLDRARVQIGRISRFGLMEMSRQRLRPSLGETSGVVCPRCNGQGTIRDVRSLSLSIMRLIEEEAMKERSAQIRAILPVPVATYLLNEKRSVLADIESRQGVRVVLLPSPDMDTPHYDVQRFRDDHLDEDDSQALSSFEISTDTEVGKEPDPSFTPPAQRAEAAVKSVTHNAPAPVSLQTEETPAKTSPSASAPAVDEQPSVIGRFIRGFAKLLGGEDSSSQQPVAKTQTARKPAERSVSKNARSGDSNKPKQPRESSDNAGKNEQRSNTSARSATSGDEANDKRNGPNRTRNRRRPSQQDDAKQQESANKSNRQTPKEQSSSSEARNNEDTAPAQPENRRNTSREQAKEQKTRDNKPRDNKPRDEKAKSDESRSVNEGEASQDNNQPASQHDGKPKRTRNNPRNRSRKQAINPQSEAEQQKLQAEAALTAVATVEDTNQAAVPSTESQPTASATQETPPATPVDSASTQTPDADKTVDETNVEETTAEQPAKPAEKARKATHQRRKPQPVQPAQEASTGDEGQPIANESASDTAKAAIEETPQAATPQAADAPQPAKATVQPEAAPEANSEPEPADATERPESNEALQNQTADADVKAPEVEPKAHATQTATDAEPVADAQPSNAQSDSAQPDKAKVNEANADDVEATQASASTPLEDAAATETPVPQAPVSEKAAPTASRSDTPQPEEASAAAPETGTDSEATPKDAETAPAAAQEETPTPSRRRRRSRAHNDPRELRKQQAQNANQE from the coding sequence ATGAAACGGATGCTGATTAACGCAACCCAGCCAGAAGAGCTTCGGGTTGCGCTGGTAGATGGACAACGCCTCTACGATTTAGATATCGAATCAGGCGCACGGGAACAGAAAAAAGCCAATATTTATCGCGGCAAAATCACCCGCGTTGAACCCTCTCTTGAAGCCGCGTTTGTCGACTTTGGCGCTGAACGCCACGGCTTTTTGCCCTTAAAAGAGATCTCCCGCGAGTACTTTATTAAGGATGTCTCTGGCCGTCCTAGCATTAAAGAGGTGCTCAAAGAGGGCCAGGAAGTCATCGTTCAGGTGGACAAAGAGGAGCGTGGCAATAAAGGCGCTGCTCTTACAACGTTCATTAGCTTAGCGGGTCGTTTTTTAGTCCTCATGCCCAACAACCCGCGCGCAGGTGGCATTTCTCGCCGCATTGAAGGCGATGACCGCAGCCAGCTAAAAGATGCTATGGGTCAGCTCACCGTACCCGACAAGATGGGCCTGATTGTGCGCACCGCAGGCATTGGCCGCAGCTCCGAAGAGCTGCAGTGGGATCTCGACTACCTGGTACAGGTTTGGGAGTCCATCACCACTGAAGCAGGCAAACGTTCAGCACCTTTCCTGATTTACCGTGAATCGAATGTCATCATTCGCGCCATGCGCGACTATCTCCGCCAGGATATCGGCGAAGTATTGATCGACAGCCCGGAGATTCACGCGGAAGCCCTGGGCTTTATTCGTCAGGTAATGCCCTCTTACCAGCAGAAAATCAAACTCTACGTTGATGAAGTTCCGCTGTTTTCGCGCTTCCAAATTGAGTCGCAAATCGAAACCGCCTATCAGCGCGAAGTGAAGCTGCCCTCCGGCGGCTCTATCGTTATCGACCACACTGAAGCGCTGGTCTCTATCGACATCAACTCCGCTCGCGCCACTCGCGGTAGTGATATCGAAGAAACCGCCTTACAAACCAACTCCGAAGCCGCTGACGAGATCGCTCGCCAGCTGCGTTTGCGGGATATTGGTGGCCTGGTCGTGATCGACTTTATCGACATGGGCCCGGCTCGCAATCAGCGAGAAGTGGAAAACCGCATGCGGGATGCGCTGAAGCTGGATCGAGCACGGGTCCAGATTGGACGTATTTCGCGCTTTGGTTTAATGGAAATGTCGCGCCAGCGGCTGCGCCCCTCCTTAGGCGAAACCAGTGGTGTCGTTTGCCCGCGCTGTAACGGCCAAGGCACAATACGCGACGTTCGTTCTCTTTCCCTGTCTATCATGCGCCTCATCGAAGAAGAAGCCATGAAAGAGCGCAGCGCACAGATCCGCGCCATCTTGCCGGTGCCGGTGGCCACTTATCTGCTGAACGAAAAACGCAGCGTGCTCGCCGATATCGAATCTCGTCAAGGGGTGCGCGTCGTCCTATTGCCTAGTCCTGACATGGACACCCCCCACTACGACGTTCAGCGGTTTCGCGATGATCATCTTGATGAAGATGATAGCCAGGCGCTTTCTAGCTTTGAGATATCGACGGATACTGAAGTAGGCAAAGAGCCTGATCCAAGCTTTACCCCACCGGCACAACGCGCTGAAGCGGCCGTCAAGAGCGTGACACATAACGCCCCTGCGCCGGTTTCGCTACAGACAGAAGAAACGCCTGCTAAAACATCGCCCTCTGCTTCAGCCCCCGCCGTCGATGAGCAGCCGAGTGTGATTGGCCGCTTTATCCGCGGTTTCGCCAAATTACTTGGCGGCGAAGACAGCAGCTCTCAACAACCGGTTGCGAAGACCCAAACTGCACGCAAGCCCGCTGAACGCAGCGTATCCAAAAACGCCCGCAGCGGCGATAGCAACAAGCCCAAGCAGCCGCGCGAAAGCAGCGACAACGCTGGGAAAAATGAGCAGCGCAGTAACACCTCGGCGCGTAGCGCCACCTCTGGGGATGAGGCTAACGATAAGCGCAACGGCCCTAACCGCACGCGCAACCGCCGCCGCCCATCGCAACAGGATGATGCTAAGCAACAAGAAAGTGCCAACAAGAGCAATCGGCAAACGCCGAAGGAACAGAGCAGCAGCTCTGAGGCTCGCAATAATGAAGACACGGCACCCGCGCAGCCTGAAAATCGCCGCAACACCTCACGCGAACAGGCAAAAGAGCAAAAAACCCGTGACAACAAGCCACGGGACAATAAGCCACGCGATGAGAAAGCCAAGAGCGATGAGTCGCGCAGCGTCAACGAGGGCGAGGCAAGTCAAGATAATAATCAGCCTGCTTCGCAACATGATGGCAAGCCAAAACGTACGCGTAATAATCCACGTAACCGCTCACGCAAACAGGCTATCAACCCTCAGTCGGAAGCCGAGCAGCAAAAGCTTCAAGCGGAGGCCGCGCTTACAGCAGTGGCCACTGTAGAGGACACAAACCAAGCCGCCGTACCAAGCACTGAGAGCCAGCCAACGGCCTCTGCGACACAAGAGACGCCTCCAGCGACGCCCGTTGACTCAGCAAGCACGCAAACGCCTGATGCTGATAAAACAGTTGATGAAACAAACGTCGAGGAGACAACCGCAGAGCAGCCCGCAAAGCCCGCTGAAAAGGCGCGCAAAGCTACGCATCAGCGCCGTAAGCCTCAGCCCGTGCAACCGGCACAAGAGGCGTCAACAGGTGATGAAGGCCAACCTATCGCTAACGAGTCTGCTAGTGATACGGCAAAAGCTGCAATTGAAGAAACACCCCAGGCTGCGACGCCTCAAGCAGCAGACGCGCCTCAGCCCGCCAAGGCAACTGTGCAGCCTGAAGCCGCGCCCGAGGCCAATAGCGAACCAGAGCCCGCCGATGCAACAGAGCGGCCTGAGTCTAACGAAGCCCTGCAGAACCAAACGGCAGATGCGGACGTTAAAGCGCCTGAAGTAGAACCAAAAGCGCATGCTACACAAACGGCCACAGACGCTGAACCGGTAGCCGACGCTCAGCCCAGCAACGCTCAGTCTGACAGCGCACAGCCTGATAAAGCGAAGGTCAACGAAGCGAACGCTGATGATGTTGAAGCCACGCAAGCCAGCGCTTCAACGCCGTTAGAAGATGCTGCCGCCACTGAAACGCCAGTGCCTCAAGCGCCAGTTTCTGAAAAAGCAGCGCCTACAGCTTCACGCAGTGATACCCCGCAGCCTGAAGAAGCATCCGCTGCAGCGCCTGAAACAGGCACAGACAGCGAAGCAACGCCTAAAGACGCTGAGACCGCGCCAGCGGCCGCTCAAGAAGAAACACCCACGCCAAGCCGTCGGCGCCGTCGCAGCCGCGCGCATAACGACCCGCGTGAACTGCGCAAGCAGCAAGCGCAAAACGCTAATCAAGAGTAA
- the murB gene encoding UDP-N-acetylmuramate dehydrogenase: MLTLQAHVDLTAANTLRLPCYAERFMAPQTLCDLQAILRRAAVCQWPVTLLGGGSNVLLPPQLSGIVIRPSLHQWWLESQGDDVVAYVGAGVNWHSLVMALAARGVWGTENLALIPGHCGAAPVQNIGAYGVELKDVLLGVQVVEIASGNMRWMSAAECQFGYRDSLFKHALANRVVITQLALRLSRQSNPKLHYGDLSSRVPSQPTPLAIAEAVCAVRRAKLPDPAVLANAGSFFKNPLVSQAHAERLLHQYPAMPHFSQPDGKIKLAAGWLIDQCGLKGWREGSFGVHAQQALVLVHFGGGDRAGLLQFAERVVSAVNTHFGVELEPEPRVL, from the coding sequence ATGCTAACTCTTCAAGCGCATGTTGATTTAACCGCAGCGAATACGCTGCGCCTGCCATGTTATGCCGAGCGGTTTATGGCGCCTCAAACGCTATGCGATTTACAGGCTATACTGCGCCGAGCTGCTGTATGCCAGTGGCCTGTCACCCTGTTGGGCGGCGGCAGTAACGTGCTCCTACCGCCTCAATTGAGTGGGATTGTGATTCGCCCCTCGCTTCACCAATGGTGGCTTGAGTCTCAGGGCGATGATGTCGTGGCCTATGTGGGCGCAGGCGTCAATTGGCATTCGCTCGTGATGGCGTTAGCGGCCCGGGGGGTGTGGGGAACGGAAAATCTTGCGCTTATTCCTGGACACTGCGGCGCGGCGCCGGTGCAAAATATTGGTGCATATGGCGTTGAGCTAAAAGACGTGCTGTTGGGCGTGCAGGTGGTCGAGATCGCTTCGGGTAATATGCGCTGGATGAGTGCCGCAGAGTGCCAGTTTGGTTACCGCGATAGCCTTTTTAAACATGCGTTGGCGAATCGTGTCGTAATTACACAACTGGCGCTGCGTCTTTCAAGACAGTCCAATCCAAAACTGCACTATGGAGACTTGTCATCACGCGTGCCCTCGCAGCCAACCCCATTGGCAATTGCCGAAGCCGTGTGTGCCGTTCGCCGTGCAAAACTACCCGACCCCGCAGTATTGGCAAATGCGGGCAGTTTTTTTAAAAACCCCCTTGTCAGCCAGGCTCATGCTGAGCGTTTACTTCATCAATACCCGGCTATGCCCCACTTTTCCCAGCCTGATGGGAAAATTAAATTAGCGGCAGGGTGGTTGATCGATCAGTGTGGCTTAAAGGGGTGGCGAGAAGGCAGCTTTGGCGTGCATGCCCAACAGGCGTTGGTGTTAGTGCACTTTGGTGGCGGTGATCGCGCGGGCTTACTGCAATTTGCCGAGCGGGTTGTCAGCGCGGTGAACACGCATTTTGGCGTAGAGCTTGAGCCTGAGCCAAGAGTTTTATAA
- a CDS encoding YceD family protein: MLTSQLPSRVEPYKLAARRERLEGLVALDKLPRLAEEAGDQTGDCHVVLEFGVDAQGRREIRGQLQATLALPCRRCLEPLSQDVSSDFLLGMITDEALAAELPASHEPVLVENEQLDLLTVVEDELILSLPQVVYHDEAECHVSADQLVSKTEGAADESASAKNPFAVLNALKSSGALKGKK; the protein is encoded by the coding sequence ATGTTGACCTCACAACTCCCCAGTCGGGTTGAGCCTTATAAGCTCGCAGCCCGCCGCGAACGACTTGAAGGCTTAGTGGCGCTTGATAAGCTGCCACGTCTTGCTGAAGAAGCAGGAGACCAAACCGGCGACTGTCATGTCGTGCTTGAGTTTGGCGTTGATGCCCAAGGTCGTCGTGAAATTCGTGGCCAATTGCAAGCGACGCTGGCACTGCCCTGTCGCCGCTGCCTAGAGCCGCTTAGCCAAGACGTGTCCAGTGACTTCCTGCTTGGAATGATCACTGACGAAGCCTTGGCTGCCGAGCTGCCTGCCAGTCATGAACCTGTGCTGGTGGAAAATGAACAGCTGGACTTGCTGACGGTAGTAGAGGATGAGCTTATCCTTAGCTTGCCGCAGGTGGTCTATCACGATGAGGCTGAATGCCACGTCTCGGCGGATCAGCTGGTCAGCAAGACTGAAGGCGCAGCGGATGAATCCGCTTCAGCCAAGAACCCTTTCGCAGTGCTCAACGCTTTGAAAAGCAGCGGCGCTTTGAAAGGCAAAAAGTAA
- a CDS encoding HAD family hydrolase, protein MRYELIIFDWDGTLMNSVPKIVACMQAAAADAEWHGLSVSAIEDIIGLGLPEAIARLCPGISPAQAELLRQRYAHHFVHSDATPMPFFDGVAAQVARLRQREQQRLAVATGKSRRGLDRVFAETGSGGWFDASRTADETRSKPHPQMLSELLEELAIPVDRAVMVGDTEYDMEMARAIGMDRVAVTYGVHTPTRLAASQPRWVAHNINELFDWLYG, encoded by the coding sequence ATGCGCTATGAGCTGATTATTTTTGATTGGGATGGCACCTTGATGAATTCGGTGCCGAAAATTGTCGCCTGTATGCAGGCTGCCGCGGCAGATGCAGAGTGGCATGGACTGAGTGTTAGCGCCATCGAGGACATTATTGGCTTGGGATTGCCTGAAGCGATTGCCAGGCTTTGTCCTGGCATCAGTCCAGCCCAGGCTGAGCTGTTACGTCAGCGCTATGCCCACCATTTCGTGCATTCAGACGCAACGCCAATGCCGTTTTTTGATGGTGTAGCGGCGCAGGTGGCGCGTTTGCGTCAGCGGGAGCAGCAGCGGTTAGCTGTGGCTACAGGAAAAAGTCGCCGTGGGCTTGATCGTGTGTTTGCTGAAACAGGCAGTGGTGGATGGTTTGACGCTAGCCGTACGGCGGATGAAACACGCTCAAAACCTCATCCACAAATGCTCAGCGAGCTACTGGAAGAGCTAGCCATTCCCGTGGACCGTGCGGTGATGGTGGGAGATACCGAGTATGACATGGAGATGGCTAGAGCTATTGGTATGGATCGTGTGGCGGTCACTTATGGTGTCCACACGCCAACCCGTTTAGCGGCCAGTCAACCGCGTTGGGTAGCGCATAATATTAATGAGCTTTTTGATTGGCTGTATGGCTAA
- the rpmF gene encoding 50S ribosomal protein L32, with amino-acid sequence MAVQQNRKTRSKRGMRRSHDALSAPTLSQDKETGTTHLRHHVSPDGFYRGRKVVEV; translated from the coding sequence ATGGCAGTTCAACAGAACCGTAAAACTCGTTCCAAGCGCGGCATGCGTCGTAGCCACGATGCGCTGAGCGCACCGACTCTTTCTCAAGATAAAGAGACTGGCACTACTCACCTGCGTCATCACGTGTCTCCAGACGGTTTCTATCGTGGTCGTAAGGTCGTTGAGGTTTAA
- the sppA gene encoding signal peptide peptidase SppA, whose translation MSDDQKRGSDDERPQALSGQADETVQDRWTQGPDVSRSAKEGAALAGDASDDAETLRERQRLAQLEMMDRWIGGVLTEQRRTRRWKLFFRLMLLTIVLVSLISTVYRVWWGEPAVTMPAQSHLGLVEVRGVIANDAPANAERIIRGLNRAWSADNAAAVVLHIDSPGGSPVQSQRIFAEIMRLREQGDKPIYALIEDVGASGAYYIASAADEIMASPASLVGSIGVIYAGFGFQEAIDRLGVERRVVTAGENKAFLDPFQPLDEDVAAFWQNVLNQTHAQFINDVRAGRGDRLTDNPEVFSGLVWSGEQALSLGLVDELASLEQLARDKVGGAHWEDYTPSLDPFERLTRRFTRAAAEVMGVSSASSPLRFESP comes from the coding sequence ATGAGCGATGATCAAAAGCGCGGCAGCGATGACGAGCGGCCGCAGGCGTTAAGCGGGCAGGCTGATGAGACTGTGCAGGATCGTTGGACGCAGGGACCCGACGTCTCAAGGTCTGCGAAGGAAGGAGCTGCGTTAGCTGGCGATGCCAGCGACGATGCCGAAACCCTGCGCGAGCGTCAGCGGCTGGCGCAGTTAGAAATGATGGATCGGTGGATTGGTGGCGTATTAACCGAGCAGCGCCGTACGCGCCGTTGGAAGCTTTTTTTCCGTTTAATGCTGCTGACCATTGTGCTTGTCTCATTAATTTCCACAGTTTACCGCGTATGGTGGGGCGAGCCCGCGGTTACTATGCCCGCGCAATCGCATTTGGGGCTGGTCGAAGTGCGAGGGGTTATTGCTAACGATGCCCCGGCTAACGCAGAGCGTATTATTCGTGGGCTAAATCGCGCCTGGTCGGCTGATAATGCCGCTGCGGTGGTGCTGCATATCGATAGTCCTGGCGGGAGTCCTGTCCAGTCACAGCGCATTTTTGCGGAGATTATGCGATTACGTGAGCAGGGCGATAAGCCTATCTATGCGCTGATTGAAGACGTAGGGGCCAGCGGCGCCTACTACATTGCCTCCGCAGCTGATGAAATTATGGCGTCACCTGCGAGTTTGGTGGGGTCAATCGGCGTTATTTACGCGGGTTTTGGTTTTCAGGAGGCGATAGATAGATTGGGTGTCGAGCGACGGGTAGTCACTGCGGGTGAGAATAAAGCGTTTCTTGACCCCTTTCAGCCGTTAGATGAGGACGTAGCGGCGTTTTGGCAGAACGTACTGAATCAAACCCATGCGCAGTTTATTAATGACGTACGCGCTGGGCGCGGTGATCGGTTAACCGATAATCCAGAAGTGTTTTCAGGGCTGGTTTGGAGCGGCGAGCAGGCGCTTTCGCTGGGTTTGGTGGATGAGTTAGCGAGTCTTGAGCAGTTAGCGCGAGACAAAGTGGGTGGTGCGCACTGGGAGGACTACACGCCGAGCTTGGATCCCTTCGAGCGATTAACACGCCGCTTCACCCGAGCAGCGGCTGAGGTGATGGGCGTGTCATCGGCGAGTTCTCCGCTTCGTTTCGAGTCTCCTTAA